One window of the Cryptomeria japonica chromosome 7, Sugi_1.0, whole genome shotgun sequence genome contains the following:
- the LOC131041721 gene encoding cytochrome b-c1 complex subunit 6-1, mitochondrial translates to MSDEEPVDPKHEIEESCKPKCVKPLLQYQACVKRIEADETGHKHCTGQYFDYWHCIDKCSANKLFEKLK, encoded by the exons GTCGGATGAAGAGCCTGTTGATCCCAAACATGAAATTGAAGAATCTTGCAAGCCAAAGTGTGTGAAACCACTTCTTCAATATCAG GCATGTGTAAAGAGAATTGAAGCTGATGAAACCGGGCATAAGCACTGCACTGGGCAGTATTTTGACTACTGGCATTGTATTGACAAATGT AGTGCAAACAAACTATTTGAGAAACTAAAATGA